In Perognathus longimembris pacificus isolate PPM17 chromosome 23, ASM2315922v1, whole genome shotgun sequence, a single genomic region encodes these proteins:
- the LOC125340462 gene encoding olfactory receptor 4F15-like, producing the protein MNQLNGSVVSEFVLLGLSDSWEMRVFLMLTFSLLYSGIILGNLFIVFLVIADSHLRSPMYFLLANLSLTDVCLSSIAVPKMISDLLKEYKVISFQSCMTQICFIHIIGGVEMVLLITMAFDRYTAICKPLHYLTIMSPKICVLFVVLGWVTGVIHAMSQFSFVINLPFCGPNKIDSFYCDFPRIIKLACTDDAKYELVIAANSGFMTMGTFLLLLLSYAFILVTVWKRSAGDVSKALVTLSAHITVVVLYFTPCIFLYAWPFPTSSIDKYLFIANFAITPALNPVIYTLRNKDIRVAVQRLRKQGHFGRLC; encoded by the coding sequence ATGAATCAACTCAATGGCTCCGTGGTTTCTGAGTTTGTGCTACTGGGTCTCTCCGATTCTTGGGAAATGAGGGTTTTTCTCATGTTGACATTCTCCTTGCTCTACTCAGGAATTATTCTGGGAAACCTCTTCATTGTGTTTTTAGTCATTGCTGACTCTCACTTGCGCTCTCCTATGTATTTCCTGCTGGCCAACCTGTCCTTGACCGAtgtgtgtctttcttccatcGCAGTTCCCAAGATGATCTCAGATCTTTTAAAAGAATACAAAGTAATTTCTTTCCAAAGCTGTATGACACAGATCTGCTTCATCCACATCATAGGAGGTGTGGAGATGGTATTGCTCATAACGATGGCATTTGACAGATACACAGCAATCTGTAAGCCTCTTCACTACTTAACCATTATGAGCCCTAAaatctgtgttttgtttgtggtccttggctgggtcacaggagtgATCCATGCCATGTCTCAGTTTTCATTTGTCATAAACTTGCCTTTTTGTGGTCCTAACAAAATAGATAGCTTTTATTGTGACTTCCCACGGATTATAAAACTTGCTTGCACAGATGATGCCAAGTATGAGTTGGTGATCGCTGCCAACAGCGGGTTCATGACCATGGGCAccttcctcctgctgctcctgTCCTATGCCTTCATTCTGGTCACGGTGTGGAAACGGTCTGCAGGGGACGTATCCAAGGCACTCGTAACTCTGTCAGCTCACATCACTGTGGTTGTTCTGTACTTCACCCCATGCATATTTCTCTATGCATGGCCCTTTCCAACATCATCAATTGACAAATATCTGTTTATTGCTAACTTTGCTATCACCCCTGCCTTAAATCCTGTCATCTACACATTAAGAAACAAAGACATAAGGGTAGCAGTTCAAAGACTGAGGAAACAGGGTCATTTTGGCAGACTTTGCTGA